One segment of Proteus appendicitidis DNA contains the following:
- a CDS encoding tail assembly protein gives MQEEKMVTIELSGILGKTFGKTHQRIITTTSEAIRALCCTLNGFEQYLNTSKSRGLTYAVFKGKKNIGVDDLNFPISEEIIRIVPIVMGSKRGGVFQTIFGAVLVAAAIWLPWGSALWASNLLFAVGASVAIGGVIQMLSPQPKGLAMQDQGENKPSYAFGSPTNTVSQGYPVPVLYGERTIGGAIISAGIYVEDQQ, from the coding sequence ATGCAAGAAGAAAAAATGGTAACAATAGAGTTAAGCGGAATATTAGGCAAAACATTTGGTAAAACTCATCAGCGCATAATTACGACAACATCAGAAGCAATCAGAGCACTTTGTTGTACCTTAAATGGATTTGAACAGTATTTAAATACCAGTAAATCACGAGGATTAACATATGCCGTATTTAAAGGGAAAAAGAATATCGGTGTTGATGATCTTAATTTCCCAATATCAGAAGAAATTATTCGTATCGTTCCCATTGTGATGGGAAGCAAAAGAGGTGGTGTTTTTCAGACTATTTTTGGTGCCGTCCTTGTTGCTGCCGCTATATGGCTACCTTGGGGTTCCGCATTATGGGCCAGTAACCTTTTATTTGCTGTTGGCGCATCAGTCGCTATCGGCGGTGTTATTCAAATGCTTTCACCTCAACCGAAAGGTCTTGCAATGCAAGATCAGGGTGAAAACAAACCTTCGTATGCATTTGGCTCTCCTACTAATACTGTTTCTCAAGGTTACCCTGTGCCAGTGCTTTATGGCGAAAGAACTATTGGTGGTGCCATCATTTCCGCAGGTATTTATGTAGAAGATCAGCAATAA